A single region of the Hevea brasiliensis chloroplast, complete genome genome encodes:
- the ndhB gene encoding NADH dehydrogenase subunit 2 — protein sequence MIWHVQNENFILDSTRIFMKAFHLLLFDGSFIFPECILIFGLILLLMIDSTSDQKDIPWLYFISSTSLVMSITALLFRWREEPMISFSGNFQTNNFNEIFQFLILLCSTLCIPLSVEYIECTEMAITEFLLFVLTATLGGMFLCGANDLITIFVAPECFSLCSYLLSGYTKKDVRSNEATTKYLLMGGASSSILVHAFSWLYGSSGGEIELQEIVNGLINTQMYNSPGISIALIFITVGIGFKLSLAPSHQWTPDVYEGSPTPVVAFLSVTSKVAASASATRIFDIPFYFSSNEWHLLLEILAILSMIVGNLIAITQTSMKRMLAYSSIGQIGYVIIGIIVGDSNGGYASMITYMLFYISMNLGTFACIVLFGLRTGTDNIRDYAGLYTKDPFLALSLALCLLSLGGLPPLAGFFGKLHLFWCGWQAGLYFLVLIGLLTSVVSIYYYLKIIKLLMTGRNQEITPHVRNYRRSPLRSNNSIELSMIVCVIASTIPGISMNPIVEIAQDTLF from the exons ATGATCTGGCATGTACAGAATGAAAACTTCATTCTCGATTCTACGAGAATTTTTATGAAAGCCTTTCATTTGCTTCTCTTCGATGGAAGTTTTATTTTCCCAGAATGTATCCTAATTTTTGGCCTAATTCTTCTTCTGATGATCGATTCAACCTCTGATCAAAAAGATATACCTTGGTTATATTTCATCTCTTCAACAAGTTTAGTAATGAGTATAACGGCCCTATTGTTCCGATGGAGAGAAGAACCTATGATTAGCTTTTCGGGAAATTTCCAAACGAACAATTTCAACGAAATCTTTCAATTTCTTATTTTACTATGTTCAACTCTATGTATTCCTCTATCCGTAGAGTACATTGAATGTACAGAAATGGCTATAACAGAGTTTCTCTTATTCGTATTAACAGCTACTCTAGGAGGAATGTTTTTATGCGGTGCTAACGATTTAATAACTATCTTTGTAGCTCCAGAATGTTTCAGTTTATGCTCCTACCTATTATCTGGATATACCAAGAAAGATGTACGGTCTAATGAGGCTACTACGAAATATTTACTCATGGGTGGGGCAAGCTCTTCTATTCTGGTTCATGCTTTCTCTTGGCTATATGGTTCGTCCGGGGGAGAGATCGAGCTTCAAGAAATAGTGAATGGCCTTATCAATACACAAATGTATAACTCCCCAGGAATTTCAATTGCGCTTATATTCATCACTGTAGGAATTGGGTTCAAGCTTTCCCTAGCCCCTTCTCATCAATGGACTCCTGACGTATACGAAGGA TCTCCCACTCCAGTCGTTGCTTTTCTTTCTGTTACTTCGAAAGTAGCTGCTTCAGCTTCAGCCACTCGAATTTTCGATATTCCTTTTTATTTCTCATCAAACGAATGGCATCTTCTTCTGGAAATCCTAGCTATTCTGAGCATGATAGTGGGGAATCTCATTGCTATTACTCAAACAAGCATGAAACGTATGCTTGCATATTCGTCCATAGGTCAAATCGGATATGTAATTATTGGAATAATTGTTGGAGACTCAAATGGTGGATATGCAAGCATGATAACTTATATGCTCTTCTATATCTCCATGAATCTAGGAACTTTTGCTTGTATTGTATTATTTGGTCTACGTACCGGAACTGATAACATTCGAGATTATGCAGGATTATACACGAAAGATCCTTTTTTGGCTCTCTCTTTAGCCCTATGTCTCTTATCCCTAGGAGGTCTTCCTCCACTAGCAGGTTTTTTCGGAAAACTCCATTTATTCTGGTGTGGATGGCAGGCAGGCCTATATTTCTTGGTTTTAATAGGACTCCTTACGAGCGTTGTTTCTATCTACTATTATCTAAAAATAATCAAGTTATTAATGACTGGACGAAACCAAGAAATAACCCCTCACGTGCGAAATTATAGAAGATCCCCTTTAAGATCAAACAATTCCATCGAATTGAGTATGATTGTATGTGTGATAGCATCTACTATACCAGGAATATCAATGAACCCGATTGTTGAAATTGCTCAAGATACCCTTTTTTAG
- the rps7 gene encoding ribosomal protein S7 — protein sequence MSRRGTAEEKTAKSDPIYRNRLVNMLVNRILKHGKKSLAYQIIYRAMKKIQQKTETNPLSVLRQAIRGVTPDIAVKARRVGGSTQQVPIEIGSTQGKALAIRWLLGASRKRPGRNMAFKLSSELVDAAKGSGDAIRKKEETHRMAEANRAFAHFR from the coding sequence ATGTCACGTCGAGGTACTGCAGAAGAAAAAACTGCAAAATCCGATCCAATTTATCGTAATCGATTAGTTAACATGTTGGTTAACCGTATTCTGAAACACGGAAAAAAATCATTGGCTTATCAAATTATCTATCGAGCCATGAAAAAGATTCAACAAAAGACAGAAACAAATCCACTATCTGTTTTACGTCAAGCAATACGTGGAGTAACTCCCGATATAGCAGTAAAAGCAAGACGTGTAGGCGGATCGACTCAGCAAGTTCCCATTGAAATAGGATCCACACAAGGAAAAGCACTTGCCATTCGTTGGTTATTAGGGGCATCCCGAAAACGTCCGGGTCGAAATATGGCTTTCAAATTAAGTTCCGAATTAGTGGATGCTGCCAAAGGGAGTGGTGATGCCATACGCAAAAAGGAAGAGACTCATAGAATGGCAGAGGCAAATAGAGCTTTTGCACATTTTCGTTAA